GTCACCCTATTACGAAGGCActatttacttcgcttgcaaatcatagGAGGAGGAGGAGTGAGGAGGAGGACCCCTTTTGACGAGcgccgctgtgcttttcgtcaAGTTGATGTCAATGCgtcacttccggaaccactggtGGCTAATgtgatctggagtcgccgatgcaaCAGCGACTTCTTCCtgcacgagtagtagatagccgtgtcatcggcgaagaccggggtatatcattgatataaaaactaaatcataacggggagagcgcgacGCCTTGCGGAACTCCGACCGTGAGATGACGGGGGCGggagcgagttccctctactcgatatcgaaacaaacggttcgacaagaagtctcgtatgatgagcacgagtctttCTGGCACTTTCACGTtatttcttcttcgtcgctttcttcattgctgaaagtcgtgtccctgaaacttgaccgtggcctgtctcgtgagttgtttccacctcgtccggtcctcagcttctcgaatggcggttgcgactggcagcccagttagggcggttacttgataattttttttttttttttttttaaagcagcGCAGCCCTACTCTTAGCGACAAGACCGCTTGTTGTACtttttgtctttaatgttttgaatttttgtattgatttgatttaacaataaaacatattGTTCACTACCCTACTCTACAATAACAAACTTATATTATGTTCgtatgtgtgtgtttttatcattgagttaacatttttttgtgcgcaacaaagaaataaattatgattactcgttcaataaacattatttatttaatagaactatttttttatatatatttttttagtaatatccAACGAGACCAGCGCGTCCACATCCGCAGGTGGGAGCGCAGTGTCCGCAGATGGAGACGGCACCAGCGGCGCAGGCGGGACCTCCGTACTCGACACCACCGATGATGGGCACGCGGCCGCCGACAGCGGTGACACCACCGACGGGCAGCTCACCGGCGACTCCTACGTTACCGATACCCTCACCTCCGTATGAACCGCAGCCGGCGCCGTATCCGCCGTCGATGCCGTTCCAGCCAGCACCTAGTCCGTTCCAACCACCACCGAGTCCGTTCCAGCCGTTCCAGCCACCTCCACAACCGCAACCGCCAAATCCACCCAAGTACTGGCCATACACGTTCTGTAACGACAGTAACGCTTCATGACAATATTCAAACTCATCAGAAACAACATCAGTATGATATATTAGTAGTGACAATTTAAGAGCGCAGAGCACATAAAATAAAGATTACTCACTTGGATCAGGCAGGCCTGAGCGCAGAGGAGAAGGAGAGCGAAGGTAGACATGTTGTTGTATTCAGGTACCAGACGGAGAATGTATTTTcatgtaaaagttaactctctTTATACACATCAGCTCACTTAATTTTcgaattgtaaaataataggtaattgagaaataataaaaagcttgTGAAATTTGTCCAGAATTTCTCAAATGAAACGTgcttttaacatttttaatttcttaCAACACataagataattttattttagatggTACATAGCTATTTACAAATTTCACTCATGTTGGAGTGCTtatgaaattttgaaatatttagttAGAAGATTAGTAACTTTTCTTTTACCATCAATCAAAACGTGGTATTTAAGTGTCGCCAGCACAGCAACAATTTTTCAATGCCCTACTTGAAGAAGTCAACGAAAACAAGAAAGACAATAAACTCTtcaaaagcattttgtactgcctcttgGGTGTAGAATTTTTTCCAAACAGTGGCCAAACAGTGACCATGGCTTTTTAGGGGTAAATTTTCGTTTTGAGCATTGCCTAGGTGCTGAACCAGGGTCTAGCAAACATGATTCTTCTTATTCTCAGTCGGatactcttgtcagagt
This Bombyx mori chromosome 2, ASM3026992v2 DNA region includes the following protein-coding sequences:
- the LOC110385427 gene encoding chorion class A protein L12, with protein sequence MSTFALLLLCAQACLIQNVYGQYLGGFGGCGCGGGWNGWNGLGGGWNGLGAGWNGIDGGYGAGCGSYGGEGIGNVGVAGELPVGGVTAVGGRVPIIGGVEYGGPACAAGAVSICGHCAPTCGCGRAGLVGYY